The Leclercia adecarboxylata region ATATTTTCTGATGGCGGCAATATGTCAGACAATATATTCAGAAATGTAAATAAAGGTAATTATCACCCTTTTTCGTAATTGCAGCCAGACCAATTATGCGGAGGTTATATGATGCACTTAAGAAGAAGAGTTCGTAACGCTCGTAATAATCATCGCACCCGTGATGATGTCGGCTGGATAATTCCGGGTGATGCTGAGCGTACCCGCTCTCCGGATAGCGAACCGGCACGCAACATCGTCGCTGAGGGTGATACCCGCAGCGAAATGAAGCTCAGTCAGCGCCAGACGTACCTCGTCAACGCCATCGCACACCGGGATCTACTGAAGTAATCAGCTGTTAAGTGATGCAACGTTTGTTGTGCTTTGTTATTTGCCCGGCCTTCCCCGCCGGGTTTTTTTATGCCGCACTCAGGAGCGCAGCGGTAGCCCGGCGGTCTCTTTCGCCCGCAGCACCGTCAGGAAAGAGATCAGTGCCGCCGCCATGATAAACAGCGCTGGCGAGAGCGGGTTGCCACTTTCGATCAGCAGCCAGGTCGAGAACCACGGCGTGATGCCGCCAAAAAACGCCACTGCCACGTTATAGGCAATGGCGATACTGCCAAAGCGAATGCGGGTTGGAAACAGCTCCGCCATGGCCGCACTGCTGGCACCATCAAAGAGCGCGATGCAGAGCCCCAGCAGCAGCATTGCCAGCAGCGCTGAGAGGAGGTCGCCCTGCGCCATTAACGCGATGGCAGGCCAGCTCAAAAGGATAAACCCCATGCAGCCCGCCAGCATCAGCGGCCTGCGGCCAAACCGATCCGACAGATAGCCCATAAAAGGGATGAGCACCGCAATGGCCAACAGACCGAGAGTGGTGATGAAATAGGCCTGCTCCGGCGGGAAGCGCAGCTCCGTCGCCAGATAGCCGGGAATAAAGGCCTGCAACATCCAGTGCCCTACCGCCTTAATCACGACAAAACCGATACAGAAGATCAGCGCGCGCCGCTCGGTAGTCACCGCCGTGTGCAGCGGCGCGGCTACCGTTTTATAGCTTTGCTTCAGCGCCAGGAATTCGGGAGAGTCCTCAAGATGGGTTCGCAGCCAGAGGCCAATCCAGCCCAGCGGACCGGCGAGCAAAAACGGAATCCGCCAGCCCCAGTCGTTCATCGCCGCTTCTCCGAGCACAGAGGTAAGCAGCAGGACCAGGCCCGAGGCGGCCACAAAAGCCAGAAAGCCGAAGTTATCTATCCAGCAGGTAAAGAAGCCCCGGCGATGGGCAGGCGCATACTCCGCCAGAAAGGTGGTGGCCCCTGCGCTCTCTCCCCCGGCGGCAAACCCCTGTACCAGCCGCACCAGCACCAGCATCAGCGGGGCGAAAAGCCCCACCTGGGAAAAGGTAGGCAGCAGCCCGATCAAAAAGGTGGCTCCGGAAGTCAACAGGATCACGGTGGCCAGCACCCTGCGGCGGCCAATCCGGTCACCGAGGGATCCAAACCACAGCCCGCCGAGCGGGCGCATCACAAACCCGGCGCCAAAAACCGCAAACGACGACAGCAGCGCCGTCACGGGATCTTCCGCATGGAAGAAGTGCATGCCAATCAGGGCGGCTAAGGTGCCGTAAAGCCCGAAATCGAACCATTCGACAAAATGGCCGACCCCGGTGGCAAACAGCACCTTGCGCAGTTGCGGGGACACGTTAATCCCTTAGCGCTTTTTCGGCATCATGCGCAGCAGGGTGTTGTCTTTCCAGTAGTAGTGATGAAGCAGCGCGGCAAAGGCATGGATGCCGATGATGAAATAGCCCAGGTTCGCCAGGGTAACGTGCCAGGCTTTCAGCGTATCCACCAGATCGAAATTTGATTCGGCGGCGTGCGGCATCCCCAGCCCGAATGCAAACCAGGTGTTGCCCCGGTTATACATCATCACCAGGCCAATCAACGGCAGCGCAATAAACAGCAGATAGATGGCAAGGTGCCCCAGATGGGATAAGCCGATATACATCGGTTTAGGTTTAGGCACGATGGGCGGCGCGGGATACTTAAGGCGCACCAGCAGACGCGCGACTATCAGCACCAGAATAGAGATGCCGCATGACACGTGGATCATATTGATCAGCGGACGGTCGCTGCGGGGGAACCAGCCGCGAAACTCCATGGCACAGTAGGCGACGATCACCAGCAGAAAAACCAGCCAGTGAATGGCAATTTGCAGGCCGGTGTATTTATTGCGCATGAGTATTTCCTGAAAGAAGGCTAAAAAAGCTTAAAATAACCAGCTTTCCTTAAAAATTCATTAATTATTCTCCCCCACTTTTCAAAAGCTTCCGTGCAGATGAGCCATCTTCAATTGCCTCGCTGGGCTTCATGGTCTAATCCTGGATGAGTTCAACCTACCGTACGTCCACACAGGAGAGGATCATGAGTAAGATTGGCATCAACGGTTTTGGTCGTATTGGCCGACTGGTTCTTCGTCGGTTACTGGAAACTCAGGACAGTAATAGCGTGGTGGCAATTAACGATTTGACGTCGCCGAAGGTGCTGGCCTACCTGTTAAAACATGACTCCAACTATGGCCCCTTCCCATGGAGCGTGGACTTCACGGAGGATTCGCTGATCGTCGACGGCAAATCCATTTCGGTCTATGCCGAAAAAGAGGCGAAGAACATTCCGTGGAAAACTGCCGGGGTGGATCTGGTGGTGGAGTGTACCGGCTTCTACACCTCGCAGGAGAAATCCCAGGCTCACCTGGATGCGGGCGCCAGAAAGGTGCTGATCTCCGCCCCGGCGGGCGAGATGAAAACCATCGTCTTTAACGTCAACGATGACACCATCGAGGCCAGCGACACCATTATCTCTGTCGCCTCCTGCACCACCAACTGCCTGGCTCCGCTGGCGAAAGTGCTGCACGACGCCTTTGGTATCAAGGCGGGCACCATGACCACCATCCACGCCTATACCGGCACCCAGGCGCTGGTGGATGGCCCGCGCGGCAAGGATCTTCGTGCCTCCCGCGCCGCGGCGGAAAATATTATTCCGCACACCACCGGGGCGGCGAAGGCGATTGGGCTGGTGATCCCGGAACTGAGCGGCAAGCTGAAAGGCCACGCCCAGCGCGTACCGGTCAAAACCGGATCCGTGACCGAGCTGGTGTCGATTCTGGAGAAAAAAGTCAGCGTGGATGAGATCCATCAGGCGCTGAAGAAGGCCACCGAGGGCAACGAGTCCTTCGGCTATACCGATGAAGAGATTGTCTCTTCCGACGTGATCGGGTCAAACTTTGGGTCGATCTTCGATGCCACCCAGACGGAGGTCACCGACGCGGGTGACGTCCAGTTGGTGAAAACCGTGGCCTGGTACGACAACGAATACGGGTTTGTTACCCAGCTGGTGCGTACTTTAGATAAATTCGCTGCACTGTAATCACATTGCGGACAGCCCTGCTGTCCGCAAGCTGTGAATCCGTTCAGGGTTTCATATTGTTAACCCTGATATAACAAACGCTTTCCAGAGAGGGAGCGTTATCATGGAAGCACTGAGCCGCGAAACCTTAGAACAGAATATGGCGCACGCCGTTGGCCGCTCGGCCACCTTTAGTATCTGGCCCACTCCTGAAGCGCCAGGCGCGCGCACCAGCGACGCCGTCTTTACCCCCGAACCGCGCCACACCGGCACTTCCAACTTCGATCGCGCCGTCACCGGCGTTCGCGCGCCGCAGATAACCGTTTATGCGCCGAACAAACCTAACGGGGTCGGCATTCTGGTGGTGCCCGGTGGCTCCTTTCGCCGCGTGGTGCTGGATAAAGAGGGCAGCGCGCTGGCCTCCTTCTTCAACGCCCGCGGCTATACCCTGTTTGTGATGACCTACCGCATGCCGGGAGACGGTCATGAGGAGGGAGCCGATGCGCCGCTGGCGGATGTGCAGCGCGCCATGCGTGTAATCCGCGCCCGCGCCCGGGAGTACAGTCTGGACCCGGCGCGCATGGGGGTGCTCGGCTTCTCTGCGGGCGGTCACGTGGCGGCAAGCCTTGGTACCCGTCATGACGAAGCGGTATACGCCCCGCTCGATGCCGCCGACGAGCACGCTGCCCGCCCGGCCTTTATGGCGCTGGTCTATCCGGTGATCACCATGCAGGGCGACCATTATCACCCGGGCTCGCGGCATGAGCTGATAGGCGATAACCCTGGCGAGGAGCAGATCCAGCGCTATTCGCTGGAAACGCGCGTCACCCGCGACGCCCCGCCGACCTTCCTGCTGCATGCCGCCGACGACCCGGCAGTAAAGGTTGAGAACAGCCTGGCGATGTACAGCGCCCTGCGCCACGCGGGCGTGCCGGTTGAGATGCACCTGTTCGAGCGGGGCAAGCACGGGTTCGGCATTCGCGATGCCCAGGGTTTACCGGTGGCCGTCTGGCCGGAACTGATGATGAACTGGATTGCGACAAAGGTGTGAACCTGTAACGCCGGGTGGCGGCTTCGCCTTACCCGGCCTAAGGATCGGGTGCGGTTTAGTAGGCCCGGCAAGCGCAGCGCCGCCGGGCATGCAGGCGGCTGTGCGGCCTGATGCCCTCACCCCAACCCTCTCCCACGGGGAGAGGGAGAAATGCCAGGCAGGTTTATCAGGACTGCAAATAGACCACCTGAGTTTGCAGATACTCGTGCAGGCCGTGCTTGCCGTCTGCCCCGCCGATCCCCGATTTACGCCATCCCGCGTGGAAGCCCTGCATCGCTTCAAAGTTCTCGCGGTTGATGTAGGTTTCGCCAAACTTCAGCCCTTTGATGGCCTTCATCGCCACGTTCAGATCCCGGGTGTAAATAGAGGACGTCAGGCCGTAGTCGCTGTCATTCGCCATCTTCAGCGCCTCTTCCAGGGTATCAAATACCACCACCGGCAGCACCGGCCCGAAGGTCTCTTCGTGCATGATGGTCATGTCCTGGCGCACGTCGAGCAGTAGGGTTGGCGGGTAGAAATAGCCTTTACCTTCCACCGCTTTTCCGCCCAATACCACTTTTGCCCCCTGCTCTACCGCCAGAGCCACTTTCTGCTCCACGCGCTCCAGCGCCGCGGCGTTAATCAGCGGCCCCATCGCAATGTCGTTGCGCTCGGCCGGGTTGCCAAACTGCACCGCTTTCATCGCTTCGCCCAGACGGTTCGCAAAGCGATCGTAAATACCCTTCTGCACATACACGCGCTCGGCGCAGTTACATACCTGCCCGGTGTTGATCACGCGGGAGTCAACAATCGCCTTCACCGCCAGCTCCAGATCCGCATCGTCCATCACGATGGCCGGGGCCTTGCCCCCCAGCTCCAGGCATACTTTGGTGATGTTCTTCGCGGCGGCAGCCATGATCTTCTCTCCCGCGCCCACGCTGCCGGTCATGCTGACCATCGCCACTTTCGGGTTGCCCGCCAGCTCCTGGCCCACGGTTTCACCCCGGCCCAGCACCAGGTTAAATACCCCTTTCGGCAGGCCAATCTCGTCGACAATTTTGGCGAAGGCGATGGCGTTGTTCGGCGTGAACTCGCTCGGCTTGATGACAATGGTGTTACCGGTCAGCAGCGCCGGAGCCAGCTTGCGGGCAATCAGGAAGAACGGGAAGTTCCACGGCAGAATGCCGGTGGTCACGCCGAGGGCGCGTTTGAACAGCAGAATATTTTCACCCGGGCGATCGCTCTGGATAATTTCGCCCTCGTAGCGACGCGCCCACTCCGCCATATAATCGAGATAGTCAGCGGTGAAGGAGACTTCAACGTCGGCGAGCTGCTGGATCTTGCCGCCTTCGGCGACGATCAGGGCGCTGATCTCACTGGCGCGCTCGCGAATACCTGCGGCGATTTTACGCAGCCAGCCCGCACGCTGAATGGCAGGCAGCGCCTCCCAGGCGTCCTGGGCGCGTTCCGCAGCGTCAATCGCTTTGCGGGCATCGTCAGCGCTACCATCGGGAATACGGGAAATGACCTCTTCGGTGGCCGGGTTGATCACATCAATCCAGGCATCACCCTGCCAGGCGACAAACTGTCCATCGATATACATAGGATGTTGTACGGGTACTGTCATGACTCGCTCCTGTAATTGCACTGTTTTTAACAAGTAAAATTATTGTTAAAAACTACAGTTCCCGACCCTCAATCCCAGCCTATCGCGCTGTTTTTGTGAGATATCTCATAAAAGAAACGGGTCAGCAGGAGGAAAACATTACATTCTGGCAACAGAGAGTTGCCCGTTTGCGTGAAACTTATCGCAAACGGGCAGAGCGTTACAGCAGGGCGCGACTGGATAGCGCCTCGGTGAGGACGGCGTCGTTACGCAGGATCTGCCAGGCGGCCTCTACGTCGGCAGGAATATCCACATGGACGATAAAATCCCGGCCAAGCGGGCCATAGCCGTTGATGTCATCCCGCAGGCGCGGGAGCTCACCCAGCACCAGCGACAGATAACGCTCCACGGGCCACAGCCCCTCGCCGCCGCCGCGGAACACCAGGCCGTCATCGCTGTTTTGCAGCTCAGGCACTATCCCCGGGTGGCTGGACCATTGCGGCGCATCGGGCTTATCGCGGTAGACGCGGGCAAACGTCGCCATGGTGCGGCGCTGCATGGTCGGGTCCTGCACCACAATCCCGCGCTTCACCGGCAGATGGTGATGCTGGATCATCGCCGCGCTGAATCGGGCATTTTCACCGCAGTTGGTGGACTGGTCTTCCACCAGCAGGCGCTCGGGCGGAATGTGCCAGAACGCCCGGGCGATCTCCGCCAGAATAGTGGCTTCGGCTTTGCCGGTGGTGCGCACTTTGTTGTAGCGCGGATGTCGCGCAATGGCGGCGTATAAAAAGGTGGTGGAATGGCCTATCCCGCCGCTGATCAGCAAGGGCACGGCAAGCTCCGACGCCAGACGACAGGCCGCGTCGATGGCGGGGATCACCGCGTTACCGGCCAGCACCACCAGGTCGGCCTGGAGCGCGGGCGGGTTGTAAGGCAGGTTATCTTCGGCAAGCCAGCGGCCAACGGTATTCACCGCGGCCAGGGTTTTGTCCGGCAGGGATGGGAAGATTGTGAGACTCATCGTTACCTCCTTCCAGCAATTACGTTCAGGGTAACGCGCGGGCCGTTGCTTAACAGGGGATCACTCTGAAAGCAAAATCGGGGGTTACCCTATAAGAATAGTCATTAAACTGAAATAACAAGAAACGTCCAAAAATCAGCCGGTTGCACCTGCATCATATGCTGCAAGTTACGCTGATAAAAAAATTAAGCACCATATATCTCGCAACAAGGAGCATCGATAGCTGCTTATTTCACCGTGATCTGACCAGTTTTGACATGTCGCCGCTTGCCAAAAGTAACAGCCCTCCCTAAGTTGCTTAACAATTCGACAACCTTTTTCCTTTATCGGGTTGCACCCGAAGCGCGCCGGGTGTCACCCGCTTCATCATCCACTGGGCGGGATCACGGTTATGACACAACAACACGAAAGCAGTGCCGCAGTTTTACGTAAAAATAAGAAGGTGCTGGTCGCCAGCCTCACCGGCAGCGCCATTGAATGGTTTGACTATTTTCTCTACGGCACGGCCGCCGCGCTGGTCTTCAATAAGATCTTCTTCCCGATGGTCGACCCGGTTATCGGCCTGATTTTGTCCTATCTTTCGTTCTCACTAACCTTTTTTATCCGCCCCATTGGTGGCGTGTTGTTCGCCCACATCGGGGATCGTATTGGGCGCAAAAAAACGCTGGTGTTGACCCTGTCGCTGATGGGGGGTGCAACCGTGATGATTGGGCTGTTACCCACCTATGAGCAGATTGGCCTCTGGGCCCCGGCCCTGCTGATCCTGATGCGCATTATTCAGGGGATGGGGATCGGCGGCGAATGGGGCGGCGCCCTGCTGCTGGCCTATGAATATGCCCCTGAAAAGCGTAAAGGCTTCTTTGGCAGCATTCCGCAGGCGGGGGTCACCATCGGCATGCTGATGGCCACCTTTATCGTCTCGCTGATGACGCTGTTCAGCGAAGAGGATTTTCTCTCCTGGGGCTGGCGCATTCCGTTCCTGCTGAGCTCGGTGCTGGTGCTGCTGGGGCTGTGGATCCGCAAGGATATCGACGAAACGCCGGAGTTTAAAAAGGTAAAATCGAGCGGTAAGGTGGCCAAAGCCCCCCTGCGCGACACCCTGAAATACCACTGGCGCGAAGTGCTGATCGCCGCCGGGCTGAAGGTGGTTGAGACCGCGCCGTTCTATATCTTCTCTACCTTTGTGGTGAGCTACGCCACCACTACACTCAGCTACCAGAAGTCGCAGGCGCTGGAGGCGGTTACCCTCGGGGCGCTGGTTGCCACCATCATGATCCCGCTGATGGGGCTGCTGTCGGATAAGGTCGGTCGCCAGCGGATGTACGCCGTCAGCGTCTTTGTCCTCGGCCTGTTTATCGTGCCGTGGTTTATGCTGCTCAATACCGGCACCACCTGGGGCATCGTGCTGGCGACGGTGATCGCTTTCGGGGTGCTGTGGGCGCCGGTGACCGCGGTGCTGGGTACGCTCTGCTCCGAAATTTTCTCCGCAAACGTGCGCTATACCGGCATCACCCTCGGCTATCAGTTGGGTGCCGCGCTGGCGGGCGGTACCGCTCCGCTGATTGCCACCGGCCTGCTGGCGAAATATAACGGCGACTGGGTGCCGGTGGCCTGGTATCTGGCGGTGACCGTGACCATCTCGCTGGTTGCCATCTTCTGCGCCAGCCGGGTAAAGCGCGCCCCGGTGATTAACGCCCGGACAAACGAACTCTGATCCTCACGCGGCCAGCCCTTCTGGCCGCTTTTTTTCTGAACTTCCCTCTCACATTTGCTTAACCCGCCGTTATCATATTCACTTGAAACAGACATTGCGTCAGACGTAGAATCATTAGCCCACTAACTATTCACTCTTATTACAGGTACTTGCCGCTATGCGCCTGCCCCAACGCGACCCCTATGCTCCTCGCGAGTGGCAGCCTCACGAAAAGCCGATGCTGTTAGGCTCCCCGTCCACGCCGGTGCACAGCACCCCGAAGCGAATCGCCTATGGCGTGGTGGGATTACTGGTCTGCCTGACCGGCGCGCTGGGCAATGCGATGGTTGCCGCCAACCTGCAAAATTTGCAGGGCACCTTTGCCGCCTGGTCCACCGAAATCGCCTGGCTCCCGGCGGTATACGTGATGACCAACGTGTCGATCAACCTGCTGCTGGTGAAGTTTCGCCAGCAGTTTGGCCTGCGCGCCTTCACGGAAGGGTTCCTGGTGCTGTATGTGCTGGTGACCTTTTTCCACCTCTTCGTCAACGATCTCAGCTCGGCCCTGATGGTGCGCGCCGCCCACGGCATGGTGGCTGCGGCGCTCAGCTCGCTTGGGATCTACTATCAGATCCAGGCCTGGCCGGCGAAACACCGCCTCAAAGCCCTGACCATCGGCATCACCGGCTCGTCGCTGGCGATCCCCATTGCGCGGCTGTTCTCTACCGAACTGTTACAGCTGGACGAGTGGCGCGGGCTGTATCTCTTTGAGCTCGGTCTGGCGCTCATCTCGCTGGGCTGCGTGATCGCCCTCAAGCTGCCGCCGGGCGACCGGCGCAAGGTATTCGAGAAGAAGGATTTCATTACCTTTATTCTGCTGGCGCCGGGCATGGCGCTGCTGTGCGCGGTGCTCTCCCTTGGGCGACTCGACTGGTGGTTTGAAGCGCCGTGGATCGGCTGGGCGCTGGCGGGTTCGCTGGTGCTGATTGTCTCAGCCATCGTTTTTGAGCATAACCGCAGTAACCCGCTGCTGAATACGCGCTGGCTCTCCAGCGGCAGTATCCTGCGCCTGGGACTGATTATGCTGCTGATCCGCATCGTGCTGGCGGAGCAGAACACCGGGGTGATCGGCTGGCTGCAGTACGTCGGGCTGCAAAACGAGCAGATGACCCATCTGGCGTGGTCGATTTTTGCCGGGATCGCCTGCGGCATCGCCGCCAGCTGCCTGACCATCAAACCCACAAAGCTCGCCTGGCCGATCGTCACCTCGCTGGTTCTGATGATTATCGCCTCCCTGCTCGACAGCCAGTCCAACAGCCTCACCCGTCCGGATCAGCTGATGCTGAGCCAGTTCCTGCTCGGGTTTGGCAGCGCCTTCTTCCTCGCCCCGGCGATGCTGGCCGGGATTGGCGGGGTGATCGCCGATCCGCGCAACCTGGTCAGCTTTTCGGTGCTGTTCGGCATGAGCCAGAATATCGGCGGGCTGCTGGGTTCGGCCATTCTCGGCACCTTCCAGACCTGGCGGGAGAAGTACCACTCCAGCCTGCTGGCGGAACAGCTCACCAGCCTCAATCCGCTGGTGAACGAGCGCCTGCAGATTTACAGCCAGATGTACCGCAGCCTGATTGGCGACGACGCCCTGGTCAGCGTTCAGTCCACGCTGCAACTCCAGAACGCCAGTACGCTGGAGGCAAATATTTTGGCTTACAACGATACTTATCTTCTGACGGCTGGCATTGCCACCGCCACGCTGGTCTGGATTTTATGGCGGTTGCTGCGCCTGCGCATCACTGCCCGTCTGGCGCTGAAAAAGGCCACCGGCAGTCAATAATGGATGAAAAATTAATGATGTTTCTGGAGAAGTTATGAGTCAGCAGGATGCCGCTAAAGAGCAGGCCAATACCCGGAATAATTTACGCGTGGTGTCAGTGTTCGCCGCGGCCGCCATCGGCATCGTCGGCGTGCTGGTGATCCTCTACGCCTGGCAGCTACCGCCCTTTACCCGCCACGCGCAGTTCACCGATAACGCCTACGTGCGGGGCCAGACCACCTTTATCAGCCCCCAGGTGAACGGCTACATCACCGAGGTGAAGGTGCAGGATTTTGTGCAGGTCAAAAAGGGCGACCTGCTGTTGCAGATTGACGACCGCATCTACCGCCAGCGCGTGCATCAGGCCGAGGCCCAGCTGGCAATGAAGATAGCCGCCCTGAATAACAATTTGCAGCAGCGTAAAAGTGCCGAAGCGGTGATCCAGCGTAACGATGCGGCGCTGAAAAACGCCCGGGCCCAGAACCAGAAGACCCAGGCCGACCTCAGGCGGGTGAAGGATCTCACCGCCGACGGCTCGCTGTCGATTCGCGAGCGGGATGCTGCGCTGGCGAGCGCCGCCCAGGGCAGCGCGGACATCGACCAGGCAAAGGCCACGCTGGAGATGTCGCGCCAGGATCTGCAAACCGCCATTGTTAACCGCGCCGCGCTGGAGGCCGACGTCGAAAACGCGAAGGCGGCGCTGGAGCTGGCGCAAATCGACCTGCAAAACACCCGCATCGTCGCCCCGCGCGACGGCCAGCTCGGGCAGATTGCCGTGCGCCTGGGTGCCTATGTGACCGCCGGAACCCATCTCACCACCCTGGTGCCGCCGCAGCACTGGGTGATCGCCAATATCAAAGAGACCCAGCTGGCGAACCTGCGCGTCGGCCAGCCGGTGAAATTCACCGTCGATGCCCTGAATGATAAAGCCTACGAAGGCCGGGTGCAGAGCATCTCCCCGGCCACCGGGGTGGAGTTCAGCGCCATTACGCCGGATAACGCCACGGGTAACTTCGTGAAGATTGCCCAGCGCATTCCGGTGCGCATTGAGGTACTCGGCAAGCCGGAAGAGTCGGCCCTGCTGCGTCCGGGGATGTCGGTGCAGGTGACGATTGATACCCGGGAGGCGAAATGATCCGCCGCCCGCTTGTTGCCCTGATGGTCGCCGCCGCCCTGAGCGGCTGCCAGTCGGTGGATGTCGCCCCGGCAAAACCGACCTTGCAGATCCCCGCCCAGTGGCGCGCCGCGACGGGGCCTGCCAGCCCGGCAGAACAGCAGTGGTGGCGCAATTTTCATGACAGCCAGCTAAACCACTACGTTGACCAGGCCCTGCGCAACAACAGCGACGTGCTGATCGCCCGGGAGCGGATCAACGAGTATCAGGCCCGGGTGTATGCCGCCGACAGCAGCCTGTTTCCGAGCCTGGATGCCGAACTGAACGCGGGTCGTGCCCGCTCCCAGTCGGCGGCCACCGGTTTGCCGGTCTACGGCGCGCTGTACAGAGGCAGTCTGACCGCCAGCTATGACGTGGATATCTGGGGCGTTAACCGCCGTACCAGCGATGCCGCCGAGGCCACCCTCGAGGCGCAAAAGGCGGCCGCCGCGGCCGCGGATCTGACCGTGGCCTCCTCGGTGGCCTCCGGTTATGTCACCCTGCTGGCGCTGGACGAGCAGCTTAAGGTCACGCAGTCGACCCTGAAGGCGCGGGAGGAGGCGTTTAACCTGGCGCAGCGGCAGTATCAGACCGGTTACAGCTCGCGCCTTGAGCTCATGCAGTCCGACTCGGAGCTGCGCTCGACCCGGGCGCAGATCCCCCAGGTGCAGAACCAGATTGCCCGCCAGGAGAATGCCCTCAGCCTGCTGCTGGGCAGCAACCCGGGGTCCGTTGCCCGCAGCGTCGATTTCGATGCCCTGACGCCGCTGCGTATTCCGTCGCAGCTGCCGTCATCATTACTTAATCGTCGTCCTGATATTGTGCAGGCGGAACGCCAGCTCATTGCGGCGGATGCCACGCTTGCCGCCTCCCGCGCCAGCCTGCTGCCGTCGATCAACCTCACGGCGACGGGATCGA contains the following coding sequences:
- a CDS encoding HlyD family secretion protein: MSQQDAAKEQANTRNNLRVVSVFAAAAIGIVGVLVILYAWQLPPFTRHAQFTDNAYVRGQTTFISPQVNGYITEVKVQDFVQVKKGDLLLQIDDRIYRQRVHQAEAQLAMKIAALNNNLQQRKSAEAVIQRNDAALKNARAQNQKTQADLRRVKDLTADGSLSIRERDAALASAAQGSADIDQAKATLEMSRQDLQTAIVNRAALEADVENAKAALELAQIDLQNTRIVAPRDGQLGQIAVRLGAYVTAGTHLTTLVPPQHWVIANIKETQLANLRVGQPVKFTVDALNDKAYEGRVQSISPATGVEFSAITPDNATGNFVKIAQRIPVRIEVLGKPEESALLRPGMSVQVTIDTREAK
- a CDS encoding efflux transporter outer membrane subunit, producing the protein MIRRPLVALMVAAALSGCQSVDVAPAKPTLQIPAQWRAATGPASPAEQQWWRNFHDSQLNHYVDQALRNNSDVLIARERINEYQARVYAADSSLFPSLDAELNAGRARSQSAATGLPVYGALYRGSLTASYDVDIWGVNRRTSDAAEATLEAQKAAAAAADLTVASSVASGYVTLLALDEQLKVTQSTLKAREEAFNLAQRQYQTGYSSRLELMQSDSELRSTRAQIPQVQNQIARQENALSLLLGSNPGSVARSVDFDALTPLRIPSQLPSSLLNRRPDIVQAERQLIAADATLAASRASLLPSINLTATGSIQDRTLPGLLDNPLELWSVGGSILAPLLNRQALNAQVDVSQSQRNQALYSYEKTVRNAFKEVNDSLDAITRYGEQLSELLAQQEVAQETLRIARNRYRNGYSSYLDVLDAQRTLFSVQTSVVQAKNNLLLAQIDLYKALGGGWSA